The following proteins are co-located in the Bubalus bubalis isolate 160015118507 breed Murrah chromosome 21, NDDB_SH_1, whole genome shotgun sequence genome:
- the UBA7 gene encoding ubiquitin-like modifier-activating enzyme 7 isoform X2 has product MDTLETSKSLDKELYSRQLYVLGLPAMQRIQGAKVLLSGLQGLGAEVAKNLVLMGVGSLTLHDPHPTCWSDLAAQFLLSEQDLGRSRAEASQKLLAELNGAVQVCVYTGDITKDLLLDFQVVVLTASRLEEQLRVGTLCHEHGVCFLVADTRGLVGQLFCDFGENFTVQDPTEAEPLTATIQHISQGSPGILTLREEADAHHFHTGDWVTFSGIEGMVELNGCDPRPLHVREDGTLEIGDTTAFSRYLRGGAVTEVKRAKTVSHEPLDTALLQPRVVAQSPQKVRARCLHQSFRALHKFQQLHGRPPKPWDPVDAEMVVDLAQAMGPLKGTEGEPLEEQLDEALVRTVALSSAGGLSPMAAVLGAVAAQEVLKAISGKFMPLDQWLYFDALDCLPEDGDPFPNPEDCVPRRCRYDGQTAVFGTSFQEKLSHQHYLLVGAGAVGCELLKSFALMGLGAGDGGGVTVADMDHVELSNLSRQFLFRSQDVHRQKAEVAAEATRRLNADLQVTPLNLQLDPTTEDIFGDDFFSGVNGVAAALDTFEARDYVAARCTHFLKPLLEAGTMGTRGSASVFIPHVTENYKAPSNAASEDAPDPVCTVRYIPATTEHTVQWAKGEFDDLFCESAKTINSHPQALSSPEDLLKSQKQPLLQTMRGVLTERPQTWRDCVLWAFGHWQLRFHYGVTQLLRTYPPDKDTHLLYVLAAANLYAQMHGLPGSQDQTALRGLLNLLPLPDPQNLDRIFASELELDSPSGCKQLHEALKTWSKGPPLEPLTFEKDNDSNFHMDFVVAAASLRAQNYGIPVAGHAETKRIVGRIIPAIVTTTAAVAGLVGLELYKVVGGPRPRHAFRHSYLHLAENYFSRWVPKAPDIQKFRHLKWTGWDRLEVPAGQPERTLESLLAHIQELQRLRVTKLLHGSALLYSAGWSEEKQARHLSCRVTDLVKKVPGQRVLVLELGYEGEEDDTNFPRLHYKL; this is encoded by the exons ATGGATACCCTGGAGACCTCCAAGTCGCTGGATAAGGAGCTATACTCACGGCAGCT GTATGTGCTGGGCTTGCCGGCCATGCAGAGAATTCAGGGAGCCAAGGTGCTGCTGTCTGGCCTGCAGGGCCTGGGGGCTGAGGTGGCCAAAAACTTAGTCCTGATGGGCGTGGGCAGCCTCACTCTCCATGATCCCCACCCTACTTGCTGGTCTGACCTGGCTGCCCAG TTTCTGCTCTCAGAGCAGGACTTGGGAAGGAGCAGGGCTGAGGCCTCTCAAAAACTTCTGGCTGAGCTCAATGGAGCCGTTCAGGTGTGCGTCTACACAGGCGACATCACCAAGGACCTGCTGCTGGATTTCCAG GTGGTGGTGCTGACTGCCTCGAGGCTGGAGGAGCAGCTGAGAGTGGGCACCTTGTGCCACGAACATGGAGTCTGCTTCCTGGTGGCAGACACCCGGGGCCTTGTGGG GCAGTTGTTCTGTGACTTCGGTGAGAACTTCACTGTGCAGGACCCCACGGAGGCAGAACCCCTGACGGCCACCATCCAGCACATCTCCCAG GGCTCCCCTGGCATTCTCACTCTGAGAGAAGAGGCTGATGCCCACCACTTCCACACCGGGGATTGGGTGACTTTCTCAGGCATTGAGGGCATGGTGGAGCTCAACGGCTGTGATCCTCGGCCTCTCCATGTGCGGG AGGACGGGACCTTGGAGATTGGAGACACAACAGCTTTCTCTCGTTACTTACGTGGCGGGGCTGTCACTGAGGTCAAGAGAGCCAAGACTGTCAGCCAC GAACCCCTGGACACAGCCCTCCTTCAGCCCCGTGTGGTGGCCCAGAGTCCCCAGAAAGTTCGTGCCCGCTGCCTACATCAGTCCTTCCGCGCACTGCACAAGTTCCAGCAGCTCCATGGCCGCCCTCCCAAGCCTTGGGATCCT GTTGATGCAGAGATGGTGGTGGACCTGGCCCAGGCCATGGGACCACTGAAAGGGACAGAAGGAGAGCCCCTGGAAGAGCAGCTGGATGAGGCTCTGGTGCGGACAGTTGCCCTGAGCAGTGCTGGTGGCTTGAGCCCCATGGCAGCCGTGCTGGGTGCAGTGGCTGCCCAAGAAGTGCTGAAG GCGATCTCTGGCAAGTTTATGCCCCTGGACCAGTGGCTGTACTTCGATGCCCTGGATTGCCTTCCAGAAGATGGGGACCCCTTTCCCAACCCTGAGGACTGTGTACCG AGACGCTGCCGCTATGATGGGCAAACCGCGGTGTTCGGGACCAGTTTTCAGGAGAAGCTGAGCCACCAGCACTACCTCCTG GTGGGTGCTGGCGCTGTCGGCTGCGAGCTGCTCAAAAGCTTTGCCCTGATGGGCCTGGGGGCCGGGGACGGTGGAGGCGTGACTGTTGCCGACATGGACCATGTGGAGCTCTCCAACCTCAGCCGGCAATTCCTCTTCAGGTCCCAGGACGTTCAT AGGCAAAAGGCAGAGGTGGCTGCAGAGGCCACTCGCCGCCTGAATGCAGACTTGCAGGTTACCCCACTCAACCTCCAGCTGGATCCCACTACAGAGGACATCTTTGGGGATGACTTCTTCTCTGGTGTGAATGGCGTGGCTGCTGCCCTGGACACTTTTGAGGCCC GGGACTACGTAGCTGCTCGCTGCACCCACTTTCTGAAACCCCTGCTGGAGGCGGGCACCATGGGCACCCGGGGCAGCGCTAGCGTGTTCATACCACACGTGACTGAGAACTACAAAGCCCCCTCTAATGCAGCTTCTGAAGATGCCCCCGACCCTGTCTGCACCGTGCGGTACATTCCTGCCACAACCGAGCACACTGTGCAG TGGGCCAAGGGTGAATTTGACGACCTTTTCTGTGAGTCTGCCAAGACCATCAACAGCCACCCACA GGCACTCTCGTCTCCAGAAGACTTGCTTAAGTCACAGAAGCAGCCCCTGCTGCAGACAATGCGGGGTGTCCTGACAGAGCGTCCGCAGACCTGGCGAGACTGCGTGCTGTGGGCCTTTGGCCACTGGCAGCTCCGCTTCCATTATGGCGTCACACAGCTGCTGAGGACCTACCCACCTGACAAA GATACGCACCTCCTTTACGTGCTGGCAGCTGCCAACCTGTATGCCCAGATGCATGGGCTGCCTGGCTCACAGGACCAGACTGCACTCAGGGGACTACTGAATTTGCTGCCACTGCCTGACCCCCAGAACTTGGACCGCATTTTTGCTAGTGAGCTGGAGCTGGATTCGCCTTCTG GCTGTAAGCAGCTGCATGAAGCCCTGAAGACCTGGAGCAAGGGTCCTCCCCTTGAACCCTTGACATTTGAGAAG GACAATGACAGCAACTTCCACATGGATTTTGTGGTGGCAGCGGCCAGCCTGAGAGCTCAGAACTATGGGATCCCAGTGGCCGGCCACGCCGAG ACCAAGCGAATTGTGGGCCGGATTATCCCAGCCATTGTCACCACTACAGCGGCCGTGGCTGGCCTGGTGGGCCTGGAGCTGTACAAGGTGGTGGGCGGACCACGGCCCCGCCATGCCTTTCGCCACAGCTATCTGCACCTGGCTGAAAACTACTTTAGCCGCTGGGTACCTAAGGCCCCAGACATCCAGAAG TTCCGTCATCTGAAGTGGACCGGCTGGGACCGCCTGGAAGTGCCTGCTGGGCAGCCCGAGAGGACCCTGGAGTCGTTGCTGGCTCACATCCAG GAGCTACAAAGACTGAGGGTGACGAAGCTCCTGCATGGGTCGGCCCTGCTCTACTCAGCAGGATGGTCTGAGGAAAAACAGGCCCGGCACCTGTCCTGCAG GGTGACAGATCTGGTGAAGAAGGTGCCTGGGCAGCGGGTGCTGGTATTGGAACTTGGCTACGAGGGTGAGGAGGATGACACTAACTTTCCACGCTTGCACTACAAGCTGTGA
- the UBA7 gene encoding ubiquitin-like modifier-activating enzyme 7 isoform X3 produces the protein MDTLETSKSLDKELYSRQLYVLGLPAMQRIQGAKVLLSGLQGLGAEVAKNLVLMGVGSLTLHDPHPTCWSDLAAQFLLSEQDLGRSRAEASQKLLAELNGAVQVCVYTGDITKDLLLDFQVVVLTASRLEEQLRVGTLCHEHGVCFLVADTRGLVGQLFCDFGENFTVQDPTEAEPLTATIQHISQGSPGILTLREEADAHHFHTGDWVTFSGIEGMVELNGCDPRPLHVREDGTLEIGDTTAFSRYLRGGAVTEVKRAKTVSHEPLDTALLQPRVVAQSPQKVRARCLHQSFRALHKFQQLHGRPPKPWDPVDAEMVVDLAQAMGPLKGTEGEPLEEQLDEALVRTVALSSAGGLSPMAAVLGAVAAQEVLKAISGKFMPLDQWLYFDALDCLPEDGDPFPNPEDCVPRRCRYDGQTAVFGTSFQEKLSHQHYLLVGAGAVGCELLKSFALMGLGAGDGGGVTVADMDHVELSNLSRQFLFRSQDVHRQKAEVAAEATRRLNADLQVTPLNLQLDPTTEDIFGDDFFSGVNGVAAALDTFEARDYVAARCTHFLKPLLEAGTMGTRGSASVFIPHVTENYKAPSNAASEDAPDPVCTVRYIPATTEHTVQWAKGEFDDLFCESAKTINSHPQALSSPEDLLKSQKQPLLQTMRGVLTERPQTWRDCVLWAFGHWQLRFHYGVTQLLRTYPPDKVQGDGTPFWSGPKQCPQPLKFDASQDTHLLYVLAAANLYAQMHGLPGSQDQTALRGLLNLLPLPDPQNLDRIFASELELDSPSGCKQLHEALKTWSKGPPLEPLTFEKDNDSNFHMDFVVAAASLRAQNYGIPVAGHAETKRIVGRIIPAIVTTTAAVAGLVGLELYKVVGGPRPRHAFRHSYLHLAENYFSRWVPKAPDIQKL, from the exons ATGGATACCCTGGAGACCTCCAAGTCGCTGGATAAGGAGCTATACTCACGGCAGCT GTATGTGCTGGGCTTGCCGGCCATGCAGAGAATTCAGGGAGCCAAGGTGCTGCTGTCTGGCCTGCAGGGCCTGGGGGCTGAGGTGGCCAAAAACTTAGTCCTGATGGGCGTGGGCAGCCTCACTCTCCATGATCCCCACCCTACTTGCTGGTCTGACCTGGCTGCCCAG TTTCTGCTCTCAGAGCAGGACTTGGGAAGGAGCAGGGCTGAGGCCTCTCAAAAACTTCTGGCTGAGCTCAATGGAGCCGTTCAGGTGTGCGTCTACACAGGCGACATCACCAAGGACCTGCTGCTGGATTTCCAG GTGGTGGTGCTGACTGCCTCGAGGCTGGAGGAGCAGCTGAGAGTGGGCACCTTGTGCCACGAACATGGAGTCTGCTTCCTGGTGGCAGACACCCGGGGCCTTGTGGG GCAGTTGTTCTGTGACTTCGGTGAGAACTTCACTGTGCAGGACCCCACGGAGGCAGAACCCCTGACGGCCACCATCCAGCACATCTCCCAG GGCTCCCCTGGCATTCTCACTCTGAGAGAAGAGGCTGATGCCCACCACTTCCACACCGGGGATTGGGTGACTTTCTCAGGCATTGAGGGCATGGTGGAGCTCAACGGCTGTGATCCTCGGCCTCTCCATGTGCGGG AGGACGGGACCTTGGAGATTGGAGACACAACAGCTTTCTCTCGTTACTTACGTGGCGGGGCTGTCACTGAGGTCAAGAGAGCCAAGACTGTCAGCCAC GAACCCCTGGACACAGCCCTCCTTCAGCCCCGTGTGGTGGCCCAGAGTCCCCAGAAAGTTCGTGCCCGCTGCCTACATCAGTCCTTCCGCGCACTGCACAAGTTCCAGCAGCTCCATGGCCGCCCTCCCAAGCCTTGGGATCCT GTTGATGCAGAGATGGTGGTGGACCTGGCCCAGGCCATGGGACCACTGAAAGGGACAGAAGGAGAGCCCCTGGAAGAGCAGCTGGATGAGGCTCTGGTGCGGACAGTTGCCCTGAGCAGTGCTGGTGGCTTGAGCCCCATGGCAGCCGTGCTGGGTGCAGTGGCTGCCCAAGAAGTGCTGAAG GCGATCTCTGGCAAGTTTATGCCCCTGGACCAGTGGCTGTACTTCGATGCCCTGGATTGCCTTCCAGAAGATGGGGACCCCTTTCCCAACCCTGAGGACTGTGTACCG AGACGCTGCCGCTATGATGGGCAAACCGCGGTGTTCGGGACCAGTTTTCAGGAGAAGCTGAGCCACCAGCACTACCTCCTG GTGGGTGCTGGCGCTGTCGGCTGCGAGCTGCTCAAAAGCTTTGCCCTGATGGGCCTGGGGGCCGGGGACGGTGGAGGCGTGACTGTTGCCGACATGGACCATGTGGAGCTCTCCAACCTCAGCCGGCAATTCCTCTTCAGGTCCCAGGACGTTCAT AGGCAAAAGGCAGAGGTGGCTGCAGAGGCCACTCGCCGCCTGAATGCAGACTTGCAGGTTACCCCACTCAACCTCCAGCTGGATCCCACTACAGAGGACATCTTTGGGGATGACTTCTTCTCTGGTGTGAATGGCGTGGCTGCTGCCCTGGACACTTTTGAGGCCC GGGACTACGTAGCTGCTCGCTGCACCCACTTTCTGAAACCCCTGCTGGAGGCGGGCACCATGGGCACCCGGGGCAGCGCTAGCGTGTTCATACCACACGTGACTGAGAACTACAAAGCCCCCTCTAATGCAGCTTCTGAAGATGCCCCCGACCCTGTCTGCACCGTGCGGTACATTCCTGCCACAACCGAGCACACTGTGCAG TGGGCCAAGGGTGAATTTGACGACCTTTTCTGTGAGTCTGCCAAGACCATCAACAGCCACCCACA GGCACTCTCGTCTCCAGAAGACTTGCTTAAGTCACAGAAGCAGCCCCTGCTGCAGACAATGCGGGGTGTCCTGACAGAGCGTCCGCAGACCTGGCGAGACTGCGTGCTGTGGGCCTTTGGCCACTGGCAGCTCCGCTTCCATTATGGCGTCACACAGCTGCTGAGGACCTACCCACCTGACAAA GTGCAGGGGGATGGAACTCCATTCTGGTCGGGTCCCAAACAGTGTCCCCAGCCCTTGAAGTTTGATGCCAGCCAA GATACGCACCTCCTTTACGTGCTGGCAGCTGCCAACCTGTATGCCCAGATGCATGGGCTGCCTGGCTCACAGGACCAGACTGCACTCAGGGGACTACTGAATTTGCTGCCACTGCCTGACCCCCAGAACTTGGACCGCATTTTTGCTAGTGAGCTGGAGCTGGATTCGCCTTCTG GCTGTAAGCAGCTGCATGAAGCCCTGAAGACCTGGAGCAAGGGTCCTCCCCTTGAACCCTTGACATTTGAGAAG GACAATGACAGCAACTTCCACATGGATTTTGTGGTGGCAGCGGCCAGCCTGAGAGCTCAGAACTATGGGATCCCAGTGGCCGGCCACGCCGAG ACCAAGCGAATTGTGGGCCGGATTATCCCAGCCATTGTCACCACTACAGCGGCCGTGGCTGGCCTGGTGGGCCTGGAGCTGTACAAGGTGGTGGGCGGACCACGGCCCCGCCATGCCTTTCGCCACAGCTATCTGCACCTGGCTGAAAACTACTTTAGCCGCTGGGTACCTAAGGCCCCAGACATCCAGAAG CTTTAG
- the UBA7 gene encoding ubiquitin-like modifier-activating enzyme 7 isoform X1 gives MDTLETSKSLDKELYSRQLYVLGLPAMQRIQGAKVLLSGLQGLGAEVAKNLVLMGVGSLTLHDPHPTCWSDLAAQFLLSEQDLGRSRAEASQKLLAELNGAVQVCVYTGDITKDLLLDFQVVVLTASRLEEQLRVGTLCHEHGVCFLVADTRGLVGQLFCDFGENFTVQDPTEAEPLTATIQHISQGSPGILTLREEADAHHFHTGDWVTFSGIEGMVELNGCDPRPLHVREDGTLEIGDTTAFSRYLRGGAVTEVKRAKTVSHEPLDTALLQPRVVAQSPQKVRARCLHQSFRALHKFQQLHGRPPKPWDPVDAEMVVDLAQAMGPLKGTEGEPLEEQLDEALVRTVALSSAGGLSPMAAVLGAVAAQEVLKAISGKFMPLDQWLYFDALDCLPEDGDPFPNPEDCVPRRCRYDGQTAVFGTSFQEKLSHQHYLLVGAGAVGCELLKSFALMGLGAGDGGGVTVADMDHVELSNLSRQFLFRSQDVHRQKAEVAAEATRRLNADLQVTPLNLQLDPTTEDIFGDDFFSGVNGVAAALDTFEARDYVAARCTHFLKPLLEAGTMGTRGSASVFIPHVTENYKAPSNAASEDAPDPVCTVRYIPATTEHTVQWAKGEFDDLFCESAKTINSHPQALSSPEDLLKSQKQPLLQTMRGVLTERPQTWRDCVLWAFGHWQLRFHYGVTQLLRTYPPDKVQGDGTPFWSGPKQCPQPLKFDASQDTHLLYVLAAANLYAQMHGLPGSQDQTALRGLLNLLPLPDPQNLDRIFASELELDSPSGCKQLHEALKTWSKGPPLEPLTFEKDNDSNFHMDFVVAAASLRAQNYGIPVAGHAETKRIVGRIIPAIVTTTAAVAGLVGLELYKVVGGPRPRHAFRHSYLHLAENYFSRWVPKAPDIQKFRHLKWTGWDRLEVPAGQPERTLESLLAHIQELQRLRVTKLLHGSALLYSAGWSEEKQARHLSCRVTDLVKKVPGQRVLVLELGYEGEEDDTNFPRLHYKL, from the exons ATGGATACCCTGGAGACCTCCAAGTCGCTGGATAAGGAGCTATACTCACGGCAGCT GTATGTGCTGGGCTTGCCGGCCATGCAGAGAATTCAGGGAGCCAAGGTGCTGCTGTCTGGCCTGCAGGGCCTGGGGGCTGAGGTGGCCAAAAACTTAGTCCTGATGGGCGTGGGCAGCCTCACTCTCCATGATCCCCACCCTACTTGCTGGTCTGACCTGGCTGCCCAG TTTCTGCTCTCAGAGCAGGACTTGGGAAGGAGCAGGGCTGAGGCCTCTCAAAAACTTCTGGCTGAGCTCAATGGAGCCGTTCAGGTGTGCGTCTACACAGGCGACATCACCAAGGACCTGCTGCTGGATTTCCAG GTGGTGGTGCTGACTGCCTCGAGGCTGGAGGAGCAGCTGAGAGTGGGCACCTTGTGCCACGAACATGGAGTCTGCTTCCTGGTGGCAGACACCCGGGGCCTTGTGGG GCAGTTGTTCTGTGACTTCGGTGAGAACTTCACTGTGCAGGACCCCACGGAGGCAGAACCCCTGACGGCCACCATCCAGCACATCTCCCAG GGCTCCCCTGGCATTCTCACTCTGAGAGAAGAGGCTGATGCCCACCACTTCCACACCGGGGATTGGGTGACTTTCTCAGGCATTGAGGGCATGGTGGAGCTCAACGGCTGTGATCCTCGGCCTCTCCATGTGCGGG AGGACGGGACCTTGGAGATTGGAGACACAACAGCTTTCTCTCGTTACTTACGTGGCGGGGCTGTCACTGAGGTCAAGAGAGCCAAGACTGTCAGCCAC GAACCCCTGGACACAGCCCTCCTTCAGCCCCGTGTGGTGGCCCAGAGTCCCCAGAAAGTTCGTGCCCGCTGCCTACATCAGTCCTTCCGCGCACTGCACAAGTTCCAGCAGCTCCATGGCCGCCCTCCCAAGCCTTGGGATCCT GTTGATGCAGAGATGGTGGTGGACCTGGCCCAGGCCATGGGACCACTGAAAGGGACAGAAGGAGAGCCCCTGGAAGAGCAGCTGGATGAGGCTCTGGTGCGGACAGTTGCCCTGAGCAGTGCTGGTGGCTTGAGCCCCATGGCAGCCGTGCTGGGTGCAGTGGCTGCCCAAGAAGTGCTGAAG GCGATCTCTGGCAAGTTTATGCCCCTGGACCAGTGGCTGTACTTCGATGCCCTGGATTGCCTTCCAGAAGATGGGGACCCCTTTCCCAACCCTGAGGACTGTGTACCG AGACGCTGCCGCTATGATGGGCAAACCGCGGTGTTCGGGACCAGTTTTCAGGAGAAGCTGAGCCACCAGCACTACCTCCTG GTGGGTGCTGGCGCTGTCGGCTGCGAGCTGCTCAAAAGCTTTGCCCTGATGGGCCTGGGGGCCGGGGACGGTGGAGGCGTGACTGTTGCCGACATGGACCATGTGGAGCTCTCCAACCTCAGCCGGCAATTCCTCTTCAGGTCCCAGGACGTTCAT AGGCAAAAGGCAGAGGTGGCTGCAGAGGCCACTCGCCGCCTGAATGCAGACTTGCAGGTTACCCCACTCAACCTCCAGCTGGATCCCACTACAGAGGACATCTTTGGGGATGACTTCTTCTCTGGTGTGAATGGCGTGGCTGCTGCCCTGGACACTTTTGAGGCCC GGGACTACGTAGCTGCTCGCTGCACCCACTTTCTGAAACCCCTGCTGGAGGCGGGCACCATGGGCACCCGGGGCAGCGCTAGCGTGTTCATACCACACGTGACTGAGAACTACAAAGCCCCCTCTAATGCAGCTTCTGAAGATGCCCCCGACCCTGTCTGCACCGTGCGGTACATTCCTGCCACAACCGAGCACACTGTGCAG TGGGCCAAGGGTGAATTTGACGACCTTTTCTGTGAGTCTGCCAAGACCATCAACAGCCACCCACA GGCACTCTCGTCTCCAGAAGACTTGCTTAAGTCACAGAAGCAGCCCCTGCTGCAGACAATGCGGGGTGTCCTGACAGAGCGTCCGCAGACCTGGCGAGACTGCGTGCTGTGGGCCTTTGGCCACTGGCAGCTCCGCTTCCATTATGGCGTCACACAGCTGCTGAGGACCTACCCACCTGACAAA GTGCAGGGGGATGGAACTCCATTCTGGTCGGGTCCCAAACAGTGTCCCCAGCCCTTGAAGTTTGATGCCAGCCAA GATACGCACCTCCTTTACGTGCTGGCAGCTGCCAACCTGTATGCCCAGATGCATGGGCTGCCTGGCTCACAGGACCAGACTGCACTCAGGGGACTACTGAATTTGCTGCCACTGCCTGACCCCCAGAACTTGGACCGCATTTTTGCTAGTGAGCTGGAGCTGGATTCGCCTTCTG GCTGTAAGCAGCTGCATGAAGCCCTGAAGACCTGGAGCAAGGGTCCTCCCCTTGAACCCTTGACATTTGAGAAG GACAATGACAGCAACTTCCACATGGATTTTGTGGTGGCAGCGGCCAGCCTGAGAGCTCAGAACTATGGGATCCCAGTGGCCGGCCACGCCGAG ACCAAGCGAATTGTGGGCCGGATTATCCCAGCCATTGTCACCACTACAGCGGCCGTGGCTGGCCTGGTGGGCCTGGAGCTGTACAAGGTGGTGGGCGGACCACGGCCCCGCCATGCCTTTCGCCACAGCTATCTGCACCTGGCTGAAAACTACTTTAGCCGCTGGGTACCTAAGGCCCCAGACATCCAGAAG TTCCGTCATCTGAAGTGGACCGGCTGGGACCGCCTGGAAGTGCCTGCTGGGCAGCCCGAGAGGACCCTGGAGTCGTTGCTGGCTCACATCCAG GAGCTACAAAGACTGAGGGTGACGAAGCTCCTGCATGGGTCGGCCCTGCTCTACTCAGCAGGATGGTCTGAGGAAAAACAGGCCCGGCACCTGTCCTGCAG GGTGACAGATCTGGTGAAGAAGGTGCCTGGGCAGCGGGTGCTGGTATTGGAACTTGGCTACGAGGGTGAGGAGGATGACACTAACTTTCCACGCTTGCACTACAAGCTGTGA
- the INKA1 gene encoding PAK4-inhibitor INKA1: MGKLRLPQGRDLSWESGQRPRTTGTPGPDPARFPATVPPFPIRAVSREWVVGVRLAHPAGPRGWSHTSPAPSPLAEAPGAGRGRQMLGRRRRQELGRGRSRGARRRARAPLAGPPSPLRTALAGVRRGTGRPGGGCGTDMHSARLDSFLGQLRWELLCGRDTGSPPMPGPLPPPPKHRPGVRLKHQLRASDALEEDSVCGVEEEDDEVGVTGDRSEALGGPREHGLDWDSGFSEVSGSTWREEELPVPQHPAPSAWPLRRQRLSTSGVTQPGGAPVARVPPVHRPRPKSTPDACLEHWRGLEAEDWTTALLSRGRSRQPLVLGDNCFADLVHNWMELPEAAGEGDNGGGPRVRARPPQFLLGLSEQLRRQLARARRAALAGKRLSCPPRPEPELPADVSRFAALMSCRSRQPIICNDVVSYL, translated from the exons atggggaaactgaggctacCGCAGGGGCGCGACTTGTCCTGGGAGTCAGGTCAACGGCCCAGGACTACGGGGACTCCCGGGCCGGATCCCGCCAGGTTTCCAGCTACAGTCCCGCCCTTCCCCATAAGAGCTGTTTCTAGGGAGTGGGTAGTGGGCGTCAGGCTCGCCCACCCGGCAGGGCCCCGGGGGTGGAGCCACACCAGCCCCGCCCCATCCCCATTGGCTGAGGCgccaggggcggggcggggccgccaGATGttggggcggcggcggcggcaagagctggggagagggaggagccgCGGAGCCAGGCGGAGGGCAAGGGCGCCGCTGGCCGGCCCGCCGAGCCCTCTCCGCACCGCTCTCGCTGGAGTTCGAAGAGGAACTGGCAGGCCTGGAGGGGGCTGCGGCACGGACATGCACAGCGCTCGGCTTGACAGTTTCCTGGGCCAGCTGCGCTGGGAACTG CTGTGTGGCCGGGACACTGGCTCACCCCCAATGCCTGGTCCCCTTCCGCCACCCCCCAAACACCGCCCAGGCGTGCGGCTCAAGCACCAGCTCAGGGCCTCAGATGCGTTGGAAGAGGACTCGGTCTGTGGTGTGGAGGAAGAGGATGATGAAGTAGGGGTGACAGGAGACAGGAGTGAAGCCTTGGGGGGTCCCAGAGAGCACGGCCTGGACTGGGACTCCGGCTTCTCAGAGGTGTCGGGCAGCACATGGAGAGAGGAAGAGTTGCCCGtaccccagcacccagcaccctCGGCATGGCCCCTCCGGAGACAGCGCCTCTCAACCAGTGGGGTCACCCAGCCTGGCGGAGCTCCCGTGGCCCGGGTACCTCCTGTCCACCGACCACGGCCCAAGTCCACCCCAGATGCCTGCCTGGAGCACTGGCGGGGGCTGGAAGCCGAGGACTGGACCACGGCCCTGCTGAGCAGGGGTCGTAGTCGCCAGCCCCTGGTGCTGGGGGACAACTGCTTTGCGGACTTGGTGCACAACTGGATGGAGCTGCCTGAGGCAGCGGGTGAGGGGGACAATGGGGGTGGGCCCCGTGTGCGTGCTCGGCCCCCCCAGTTCCTGCTGGGCCTCTCTGAGCAGCTGCGGCGCCAGCTGGCCAGGGCGCGCCGGGCAGCGCTGGCAGGAAAGCGACTGTCATGCCCACCTCGCCCAGAACCTGAACTACCTGCGGATGTCTCACGCTTTGCAGCCCTCATGAGTTGCCGCAGTCGGCAGCCCATCATTTGCAATGATGTTGTCAGCTACCTCTGA